The following are encoded together in the Planococcus antarcticus DSM 14505 genome:
- a CDS encoding undecaprenyldiphospho-muramoylpentapeptide beta-N-acetylglucosaminyltransferase yields the protein MDNKTILLTGGGTAGHVSLNQALIPELKNLGFHVEYIGSKDGIENELIRESFPSVPYHAISSGKLRRYFSTKNFSDPFRVGAGLMQAVNIIRKTKPVAIFSKGGFVSVPVAMAGRMMSVPVIIHESDVTPGLANKIALPFADHIFTVFKETLAHVPSNKSTCTGSLIRSELMKGSAEKGQEICPFDNELPVLMVMGGSQGSAMINSAVRDNLERLLEGFNIIHLCGKGNSIVELNVHVNYRQFEYVTHKLPHLLHMTDFVVSRAGSNSIFEFLALKKPMLLVPLSLQKSRGDQILNANLFEKQGFAHVVEEEELSADRLMEELARLQADKDQLVEAMTRAESPITAAKMAKLVASHTK from the coding sequence ATGGACAACAAAACAATTTTATTGACCGGAGGCGGAACGGCAGGACACGTCTCTTTGAATCAGGCATTGATTCCAGAACTGAAGAATTTGGGATTCCACGTCGAATACATCGGCTCCAAAGACGGGATTGAAAACGAACTGATCCGTGAATCGTTTCCGTCGGTTCCCTATCACGCCATTTCCAGCGGCAAGTTGAGACGTTATTTCTCCACGAAGAATTTCTCGGATCCGTTTCGTGTAGGAGCAGGGCTTATGCAGGCGGTCAATATTATCCGTAAGACCAAACCCGTGGCAATCTTTTCAAAAGGCGGATTCGTTTCTGTACCTGTCGCAATGGCTGGGCGAATGATGTCGGTTCCAGTCATTATCCATGAATCGGATGTTACGCCTGGATTGGCCAACAAGATCGCATTGCCTTTCGCTGATCACATTTTTACCGTTTTTAAAGAGACGCTCGCGCATGTGCCGAGCAATAAATCCACGTGCACGGGATCACTTATCCGCAGTGAGCTGATGAAAGGCTCTGCAGAAAAAGGCCAGGAAATCTGCCCGTTCGATAACGAACTGCCGGTATTGATGGTCATGGGCGGAAGCCAAGGGTCAGCAATGATTAACTCCGCTGTCCGCGACAACTTGGAACGGCTGTTAGAAGGGTTCAATATCATTCATTTATGCGGTAAAGGCAACAGTATAGTGGAACTGAACGTCCACGTGAATTACCGCCAATTTGAGTACGTGACACATAAGCTGCCACATTTGCTGCATATGACGGATTTCGTGGTATCTCGGGCGGGGTCCAATTCAATATTTGAGTTTTTGGCATTGAAAAAGCCGATGCTGTTAGTGCCACTTTCTTTGCAAAAAAGCCGCGGCGATCAAATACTGAATGCTAATTTATTCGAAAAACAAGGCTTTGCCCACGTGGTCGAAGAAGAAGAGTTGTCTGCTGACCGTTTGATGGAAGAGCTGGCTCGTTTGCAAGCTGATAAAGATCAATTAGTTGAGGCAATGACACGAGCTGAATCACCGATTACTGCCGCTAAAATGGCAAAATTGGTAGCGTCACATACAAAGTAA
- a CDS encoding MATE family efflux transporter: protein MYQTITMKEKLLLLVKIVFPILVTQLAMYLVTFFDIYMTARYGTEDLAGVSIGSSFWVPVYIGLAGILMSITPIVAQLMGAKKKEQVKQAVQQGIYLAMLLAAIVFAFFYFSIDYLLAFMDLEPVVADVANRYIFAMSIGLIPLFVYNALRSYIDALGATRVTMVISLLSTPINIFFNYLLIFGNFGFPELGGAGAGFASAITYWLILAIAVWIIHTRSPFNSYGIFRSWPKLSLSRWSEISRIGVPIGISIFVETSIFSAVTFMLAVYGTVTIAAHQIALNFASLLYMLPLSISMGATILVGYEVGAKRFQDAKQYSWLSVGTAVTLSFLSACILFFMRSEIAALYSSDPVVVELAVQFLLFAALFQLSDAIQAPVQGALRGYKDVNITFIMALISYWVIGLPCGYLLANFTDFGAFGYWIGLIVGLTAGAITLSVRLLLIQKRISAHSTVQHYATK, encoded by the coding sequence ATGTACCAAACAATAACCATGAAAGAAAAGTTACTGCTGTTAGTAAAAATTGTTTTTCCGATTCTCGTCACACAACTCGCGATGTACCTGGTGACATTTTTCGATATCTACATGACTGCTCGCTATGGAACAGAGGATTTGGCTGGCGTTTCCATCGGGTCATCCTTTTGGGTCCCTGTCTATATCGGGCTCGCGGGAATTCTGATGTCCATTACCCCAATTGTAGCACAATTGATGGGGGCCAAGAAAAAAGAACAGGTAAAACAAGCCGTACAGCAAGGGATTTATTTGGCCATGCTGCTGGCTGCCATCGTCTTCGCATTCTTTTACTTCAGCATCGATTATCTGTTGGCATTCATGGACCTCGAGCCGGTGGTCGCTGATGTCGCCAATCGTTATATCTTTGCGATGTCGATCGGGTTGATCCCGTTATTCGTCTATAATGCTTTGCGCTCTTATATCGATGCACTTGGAGCAACGCGTGTCACAATGGTCATTTCGCTGTTATCGACACCCATCAACATTTTCTTCAATTACTTGCTGATTTTTGGAAATTTCGGTTTTCCGGAACTTGGAGGAGCAGGTGCTGGCTTTGCTTCGGCCATCACCTACTGGCTGATCCTAGCGATCGCTGTGTGGATCATCCATACAAGAAGCCCGTTTAATTCCTATGGCATCTTCCGCAGTTGGCCGAAATTGTCACTGAGCCGTTGGAGTGAAATCAGCCGAATCGGTGTACCAATCGGCATTTCAATCTTTGTGGAAACAAGTATTTTCTCTGCCGTGACCTTTATGCTAGCTGTCTACGGCACTGTCACCATTGCAGCACATCAAATCGCTTTGAATTTTGCTTCTTTGCTTTATATGCTGCCACTCAGCATCTCCATGGGTGCCACGATCCTTGTTGGCTATGAAGTTGGCGCTAAGCGCTTCCAGGACGCTAAACAATATAGCTGGCTCAGTGTGGGTACAGCCGTTACATTAAGCTTCTTATCCGCTTGTATCCTGTTCTTCATGCGCAGTGAAATTGCAGCTTTATATTCCTCAGACCCTGTAGTGGTCGAGCTCGCTGTCCAGTTTCTACTGTTTGCGGCTTTGTTCCAACTATCGGACGCTATTCAAGCACCCGTACAGGGAGCGCTCCGCGGCTATAAAGATGTCAACATCACGTTCATCATGGCGCTAATTTCTTACTGGGTCATCGGTCTTCCTTGCGGGTACTTATTGGCAAACTTTACTGACTTTGGTGCTTTCGGCTATTGGATCGGCCTGATTGTCGGCTTGACAGCGGGTGCCATCACCTTGTCTGTTCGTTTACTGCTGATTCAAAAACGAATTTCTGCTCACTCGACAGTTCAGCACTACGCCACAAAATAA
- a CDS encoding CobW family GTP-binding protein, with protein MKDVYLFSGFLGSGKTTLLKGMISQMKAQGLKPAVFMNELGKMNMDSDSVEDGVPLKEILDGCICCSGSEKSEAQIQTLLAEEDFDVLLIETTGAAHPVEALDAIFSPLFADQLNFKGIVTVADSKRWMDRNSLSPQIRSLFLEQVRHADLILANKMDLLTDGEQGTVVYEIQSLNPTAQIIQTVHAKVPFSALDKLTPSPSGNVATAPISKLNLNTKVLQFDAPIQREKFEEWLRALPDTVFRIKGYVPLEGDKYPHAFQFAYGMAQWLPEYIKMQNQIVVIGEGLEGVKLP; from the coding sequence ATGAAGGACGTATACTTGTTCAGTGGATTTTTGGGAAGTGGAAAGACGACCTTGCTAAAAGGGATGATCAGTCAAATGAAAGCCCAAGGATTGAAACCGGCGGTCTTCATGAATGAACTTGGTAAAATGAACATGGATTCCGATTCAGTGGAAGACGGTGTGCCACTAAAAGAAATTCTCGATGGTTGCATTTGCTGCTCGGGATCGGAGAAATCTGAAGCGCAGATTCAAACGCTACTTGCTGAAGAGGATTTTGACGTATTACTGATTGAAACAACAGGTGCGGCGCATCCCGTGGAAGCACTCGATGCCATCTTTTCACCTTTGTTTGCCGATCAATTAAATTTCAAAGGCATCGTCACCGTCGCAGACAGTAAACGTTGGATGGACCGCAACAGCTTGTCACCGCAGATCCGCTCTTTGTTCTTGGAACAAGTTCGCCATGCAGACTTAATTCTGGCCAATAAAATGGATTTATTGACGGATGGCGAACAGGGAACGGTAGTCTATGAGATTCAGTCGCTGAACCCGACAGCGCAAATTATCCAGACTGTCCATGCCAAAGTGCCATTTTCAGCATTAGATAAATTGACGCCTTCCCCGTCCGGAAACGTTGCAACAGCACCAATCTCGAAACTGAACCTAAACACCAAAGTGCTGCAGTTTGATGCGCCAATCCAGCGGGAAAAGTTTGAAGAATGGCTACGTGCATTGCCGGATACCGTTTTCCGCATCAAAGGTTATGTGCCGCTAGAAGGCGATAAATATCCGCATGCCTTCCAGTTTGCCTACGGAATGGCGCAGTGGCTTCCTGAGTACATCAAGATGCAAAATCAGATTGTTGTCATTGGAGAAGGGCTGGAGGGAGTCAAGCTTCCATGA
- a CDS encoding lmo1851 family serine protease, with protein sequence MDDKRPGEEHEELPPVKESPSHTIKMKTFSFIMLVFLLIIATAGLTVFALTFGDDKVVEVNSPERREFEKLYTAYDQIQDQYFEKVDRDVLVNGAINGMVDSLEDPYSDYLNEEEASQFMEGISSSFQGIGAEVQERGGYVTVVSPIKNSPAEKAGIQPNDQILAVDGESIQGFTTTEAVMLIRGEKGTEVTLTIQRGENTEPIDITIVRDDIPIETVYAEMIGDKVAHIQVTSFSENTYQELLDAIEKMEAEGMEAVVMDVRQNPGGLLDVALDISDLFIEEGKTLFEVQAKGAEPEIYMSSPGTKIEVPVTLLIDGGSASASEILAGAMNESADIQLVGEKTFGKGTVQTANDLQDGSNLKFTTAKWLTPDGNWIHEKGIEPDVEVAYPEYASLPVLDTSLELKDGVISDQVETAEQMLEALGYEVGDVDGVFEEQMTEAVETFQEENELEVNGILTGDSSVAVMDALRQKIEENDPQLQEAKELLMEEAGITAAASEETEE encoded by the coding sequence ATGGATGATAAACGTCCGGGGGAAGAGCACGAAGAGCTTCCGCCAGTAAAAGAGTCGCCGTCGCACACGATTAAAATGAAAACATTCTCATTTATTATGCTTGTCTTCCTTTTAATAATAGCAACGGCAGGTTTGACCGTTTTTGCATTAACTTTTGGCGACGACAAAGTGGTGGAAGTCAATTCACCGGAACGTCGTGAATTTGAGAAGCTTTACACAGCTTATGATCAAATCCAGGACCAGTATTTCGAGAAAGTAGACCGGGATGTTCTAGTTAACGGCGCCATTAATGGCATGGTCGATTCGTTGGAAGATCCGTATTCCGATTACTTGAATGAAGAAGAAGCATCGCAATTTATGGAAGGTATTTCGTCTAGCTTCCAGGGGATCGGTGCAGAAGTGCAAGAGCGCGGTGGATATGTAACGGTGGTGTCACCCATCAAAAATTCGCCTGCTGAAAAAGCAGGCATTCAGCCAAATGACCAAATTTTAGCAGTTGATGGAGAAAGTATTCAAGGCTTTACCACAACCGAAGCCGTTATGCTGATTCGCGGTGAAAAAGGAACTGAAGTTACACTGACCATTCAGCGCGGCGAAAATACGGAACCGATTGACATCACCATCGTCCGTGATGATATACCAATCGAGACCGTATACGCGGAAATGATTGGGGACAAGGTGGCGCATATTCAAGTCACAAGCTTTTCAGAAAACACCTATCAAGAGCTGCTTGATGCCATAGAAAAAATGGAAGCTGAAGGAATGGAAGCGGTCGTTATGGACGTTCGCCAAAATCCCGGCGGCTTACTGGATGTGGCGCTTGATATTTCCGATTTGTTCATTGAAGAAGGAAAAACATTGTTTGAAGTTCAAGCAAAAGGTGCTGAACCGGAGATTTACATGTCTTCACCGGGCACGAAGATTGAAGTGCCCGTTACCTTACTGATTGACGGAGGCAGCGCTTCGGCATCTGAAATTTTGGCCGGAGCAATGAACGAATCGGCAGATATCCAACTGGTTGGAGAAAAAACATTCGGCAAAGGCACGGTCCAGACAGCGAATGACCTTCAAGACGGTTCCAATCTGAAATTTACAACGGCTAAATGGCTGACACCAGACGGCAATTGGATTCATGAAAAAGGAATCGAGCCGGATGTAGAAGTTGCTTATCCGGAATACGCCTCTCTTCCAGTTCTCGATACTTCTTTGGAACTGAAAGACGGCGTCATTTCAGACCAAGTAGAAACTGCCGAGCAAATGCTTGAGGCACTTGGCTATGAAGTCGGAGATGTAGACGGTGTATTTGAAGAGCAAATGACAGAAGCTGTAGAAACTTTCCAGGAAGAAAATGAACTGGAAGTGAATGGCATCCTGACTGGAGACAGCTCAGTTGCAGTAATGGATGCTTTGCGTCAGAAAATTGAAGAAAATGATCCGCAACTACAAGAGGCTAAAGAACTTTTGATGGAAGAAGCCGGAATTACAGCGGCGGCATCTGAAGAAACTGAAGAGTAA
- the deoD gene encoding purine-nucleoside phosphorylase, translating into MSVHINAKKGDIAETILLPGDPLRAKYIAETFLEDVTLYNEVRNMFGYTGTYKGKRISVQGTGMGVPSISIYVTELMQEYDVKKLIRVGTCGSIHKDVKVRDVILAQSASTDSKMNEIIFKGVNYAPTADFNLLLKAYNAGLEKGLSLRVGNVFTEDVFYNEFAEHEKWAQYGVLALEMESSALYTLAAKFGCQALSILTVSDHLLTGEVTTAEERQTTFNDMIVVALDAAIQE; encoded by the coding sequence ATGAGTGTTCATATCAATGCAAAAAAAGGCGATATTGCCGAAACGATTTTACTGCCGGGAGATCCGCTCCGCGCAAAATACATAGCGGAAACTTTTTTGGAAGATGTTACTTTGTACAACGAAGTCCGCAATATGTTTGGCTATACCGGGACATACAAAGGTAAACGCATCTCCGTACAAGGAACAGGAATGGGCGTACCGTCGATTTCCATCTATGTAACTGAATTGATGCAGGAATACGACGTAAAGAAATTGATTCGTGTGGGTACTTGTGGTTCGATTCACAAAGACGTCAAAGTACGCGACGTCATTTTAGCACAAAGCGCGTCAACTGATTCAAAAATGAATGAAATCATTTTCAAAGGCGTCAACTATGCACCAACGGCAGATTTCAATCTATTACTGAAAGCCTACAACGCTGGCCTTGAAAAAGGATTAAGCCTGCGCGTCGGAAATGTTTTTACTGAAGATGTTTTCTATAATGAATTTGCAGAACACGAAAAATGGGCACAGTATGGTGTACTTGCACTTGAAATGGAATCTTCAGCTCTTTACACATTGGCCGCGAAATTTGGGTGCCAGGCCTTGTCCATCCTGACTGTCAGCGATCACTTATTGACAGGCGAAGTGACAACTGCCGAAGAACGCCAAACGACGTTCAACGATATGATTGTCGTGGCTTTAGACGCAGCGATCCAAGAGTAG
- a CDS encoding YozE family protein, which produces MNRSFYQFALKYRGKMDADNFSSFADSMFLDHSFPKSSSDFDQLSKYVEEKAHPVMKASIFDKMWEEYTAE; this is translated from the coding sequence ATGAACCGATCATTTTATCAATTTGCATTAAAATACCGTGGGAAAATGGATGCTGACAATTTTTCAAGCTTTGCAGATTCGATGTTTCTGGACCATTCTTTTCCTAAATCATCATCAGACTTCGACCAGCTTTCCAAATATGTCGAAGAAAAGGCACATCCAGTCATGAAAGCCTCTATCTTTGATAAAATGTGGGAAGAATATACAGCCGAATAA
- the msrB gene encoding peptide-methionine (R)-S-oxide reductase MsrB: MKEELKTKLTPMQYHVTQESGTEPPFQGEYDQHFEDGIYVDIVSGKPLFSSNDKFDAHCGWPSFAKPIEGSEVKENLDTSHGMRRTEVRSDSADSHLGHLFPDGPSSLGGLRYCINSAALRFVPKEQLEAEGLSEYKKLFE, from the coding sequence ATGAAAGAAGAATTGAAAACGAAGTTAACACCGATGCAATATCATGTAACTCAGGAAAGTGGCACTGAACCACCTTTCCAGGGAGAATACGACCAGCATTTTGAAGACGGGATCTATGTTGATATCGTTTCCGGTAAACCGTTGTTCAGTTCCAACGATAAGTTTGATGCTCATTGTGGCTGGCCGAGTTTTGCAAAGCCAATTGAAGGCTCTGAAGTGAAAGAAAACCTGGACACTAGTCATGGTATGAGAAGAACGGAAGTTCGTTCTGATTCGGCTGATTCTCATCTTGGTCACTTGTTTCCAGACGGACCGTCATCTCTTGGCGGACTGCGTTACTGCATCAATTCTGCGGCACTCCGCTTTGTACCAAAAGAGCAATTGGAAGCAGAAGGCTTATCTGAATACAAAAAACTGTTTGAATAA
- the msrA gene encoding peptide-methionine (S)-S-oxide reductase MsrA codes for MKTEKATFAGGCFWCMVKPFDSLDGIEEVVSGYTGGELPNPTYEQVCSNATGHVEAVQITFQPDIFPYEKLLDVFWTQIDPTDAGGQFFDRGESYQTAIFYHSEEQQLAAEKSKQELNNSGRFKNPVATPIVQEKLFYLAETYHQDYYKKNPGHYNRYSVGSGRTAFIEKNWREQS; via the coding sequence ATGAAGACGGAAAAAGCGACATTTGCAGGAGGCTGTTTTTGGTGTATGGTCAAGCCCTTCGATTCATTGGATGGTATTGAAGAAGTAGTAAGCGGTTATACGGGTGGCGAATTGCCGAATCCGACTTACGAACAGGTTTGCTCAAATGCTACGGGACATGTTGAAGCAGTTCAAATTACGTTCCAACCTGACATCTTCCCTTATGAGAAATTACTTGATGTTTTTTGGACACAAATAGACCCAACAGACGCAGGAGGTCAATTTTTTGACCGCGGGGAATCTTACCAGACGGCCATCTTCTACCATTCTGAAGAACAGCAGCTGGCTGCAGAAAAGTCCAAGCAAGAACTGAACAATTCAGGCAGGTTCAAAAATCCTGTAGCAACTCCAATTGTTCAAGAAAAACTGTTTTATTTGGCAGAAACTTACCACCAGGATTACTATAAGAAAAATCCTGGTCATTATAACCGTTATTCAGTCGGTTCCGGGCGGACTGCTTTTATTGAAAAGAACTGGAGGGAACAATCATGA
- a CDS encoding YpmS family protein: MKKWRFAFFILLAFNALALVGVIFYVTTPPKDYTSYQALKNAQATGNTVVVNTTKADFEGIANTYIQEAMKDQPIPLSLSVNDDVSISTELTIFSVTLPILMKFEPLVQEDGNLLLEQKSVEVGMLDIPPESALKLLRDSVELPEFMEVMPADEEVLLKLTEIPLDDGISVRAASFNLQEDDIRLLVTIEP; this comes from the coding sequence ATGAAAAAATGGCGTTTCGCTTTCTTTATTCTGTTAGCGTTCAATGCATTGGCGTTGGTGGGAGTCATATTTTACGTAACCACTCCACCGAAAGATTATACATCTTATCAAGCATTGAAAAATGCGCAGGCTACCGGAAACACGGTAGTCGTAAATACCACAAAAGCAGACTTTGAAGGAATTGCTAACACCTATATACAGGAGGCTATGAAAGATCAGCCAATTCCCCTTTCCCTGTCGGTCAATGATGACGTTAGCATTTCGACAGAGCTTACTATATTCTCTGTAACTTTACCGATTTTGATGAAATTTGAACCACTTGTTCAAGAAGATGGCAATTTATTGCTGGAGCAAAAGTCTGTGGAAGTCGGAATGCTGGATATTCCCCCTGAATCTGCGCTAAAGTTGCTTAGAGACTCAGTTGAACTTCCAGAATTTATGGAAGTAATGCCTGCGGACGAAGAAGTGCTGCTGAAGCTAACAGAAATTCCGTTGGACGACGGCATTTCTGTCCGAGCAGCATCGTTCAACTTGCAAGAAGATGATATCCGATTGTTGGTGACAATTGAACCATAA
- a CDS encoding GDSL-type esterase/lipase family protein, whose protein sequence is MKRILFIIILFMGILAGCSPTFIFGNEEAKPRYEPSINPYTVPPNFIPKAVVITALGDSLSQGVGDEENLGGYTGRMAAEMWTWQGIEGVAIENTAKRGRRSDKLLAMFQQGELAGPVAEADYLTLTIGGNDVMKIVKRDLFSLNMKAFEDELILYENRFDTIITTIRSINPNAPMVVMGIYNPFSLVTNKVEEFDQIIASYNEAMEERVEKDPQACFVPVSDLFVGNKNLVYHSDFFHPNSKGYDLLTERILERMEECGMSYEE, encoded by the coding sequence TTGAAACGCATCCTGTTTATCATCATTTTGTTCATGGGTATACTGGCGGGATGCAGTCCAACATTTATCTTTGGCAATGAAGAAGCAAAACCTAGATACGAGCCCTCCATCAACCCGTACACCGTGCCGCCCAACTTTATTCCCAAGGCGGTGGTCATTACTGCGCTGGGAGATTCCTTGTCTCAAGGCGTGGGAGATGAAGAAAATTTGGGTGGTTATACTGGTAGGATGGCTGCTGAAATGTGGACTTGGCAAGGAATTGAAGGGGTCGCTATTGAAAATACCGCAAAACGCGGCCGTCGTAGTGACAAACTGCTGGCAATGTTTCAGCAAGGCGAATTGGCTGGCCCTGTGGCAGAAGCGGATTATCTTACGCTGACAATTGGCGGAAATGATGTCATGAAAATCGTCAAACGCGATTTATTTTCACTGAATATGAAAGCATTTGAGGACGAATTGATCCTTTATGAAAATAGATTTGATACGATTATCACCACAATCCGCAGTATCAACCCGAATGCCCCTATGGTCGTCATGGGCATCTATAATCCGTTCTCGCTCGTCACAAATAAAGTGGAAGAGTTTGATCAGATTATCGCTTCTTATAATGAAGCCATGGAAGAACGAGTGGAGAAAGACCCTCAGGCTTGCTTTGTGCCTGTTAGTGATTTGTTTGTCGGCAACAAAAATTTGGTTTATCATTCCGATTTTTTCCATCCAAACAGCAAAGGCTACGACTTGTTGACCGAACGCATCTTGGAACGGATGGAAGAATGCGGAATGAGCTACGAAGAATAG
- a CDS encoding DegV family protein — protein sequence MSKIHIVTDSTADLKPQVIEKYDLHVVPLTIQIGGKTYLDRVDLAPESFLELMKNSNEMPKSSQPAPGVFKELYDELGENGDQILSIHMTGGMSGTVESAKAAAQLTDSDVTVIDSRYISHALTFQVFEAADMAKAGKNMEEIVARVEQIRLNTKLFVVVDTLDNLVKGGRIGKGRALLGSLMKIKPIASLDDGEYTPVAKVRSHKQVVEYLMKDFVDRTAGKIVKGVGIAHANGLAMAEPLREKIKGTGFTDIKFDFTTPVISTHTGIGAIGFMYYTD from the coding sequence ATGTCAAAAATTCATATTGTCACGGATTCGACCGCGGATTTAAAACCGCAGGTCATTGAAAAATACGATTTGCATGTGGTTCCGTTAACGATTCAAATTGGTGGGAAAACGTATTTGGACCGTGTTGATCTGGCGCCCGAATCTTTTTTGGAATTGATGAAAAACTCCAACGAAATGCCAAAAAGTTCGCAGCCGGCTCCAGGCGTCTTTAAAGAACTATATGACGAATTGGGTGAAAATGGAGATCAAATTCTCTCGATTCATATGACCGGCGGAATGAGCGGCACAGTTGAGTCGGCAAAAGCAGCAGCTCAATTGACGGATTCAGACGTTACTGTAATCGACTCTCGTTATATTTCACATGCTTTGACATTTCAGGTATTTGAAGCGGCTGATATGGCGAAAGCTGGAAAAAATATGGAAGAAATTGTTGCTCGGGTGGAGCAGATTCGCCTTAATACCAAGCTTTTTGTTGTAGTAGATACGCTTGACAACCTAGTCAAAGGTGGACGAATAGGCAAAGGCCGTGCATTATTGGGGTCACTGATGAAGATTAAGCCGATTGCCTCATTGGACGACGGGGAATATACACCGGTGGCAAAAGTTAGAAGTCATAAGCAAGTGGTGGAATATCTTATGAAAGACTTCGTGGATCGCACAGCTGGTAAAATTGTTAAAGGTGTTGGAATTGCCCACGCTAATGGGCTAGCCATGGCTGAACCGCTGCGCGAAAAAATTAAAGGAACGGGTTTTACGGATATTAAATTCGATTTTACAACTCCAGTCATTTCGACTCACACAGGAATCGGGGCAATTGGTTTCATGTACTACACGGATTGA
- a CDS encoding lysophospholipid acyltransferase family protein — protein MLNSIRTFSFLFGYLLFSVVSLKKFIKQKPHLTVEEYDQLVHTEPQKWATGIMKRTKSSVSITGLEKLPDGPVLFVSNHEGNFDIPVLLSTISKPFGFISKKEVKKMPIIPLYMEEMNCVFLDRTDRRSALKSITDTVKKLKDGHSILIFPEGTRSKGQAMGEFKSGFMRIAKDSGVPIIPIAIHGTSDVMEKNNNRVLPATITVQLLDPVPAERIQELDSKKAIALVRTRIEEAISSLPKKKAVIEDRFKYVQ, from the coding sequence ATGCTTAACTCGATCCGAACTTTCTCATTTCTGTTTGGCTATTTGCTATTTAGTGTTGTGAGTTTAAAAAAGTTTATCAAGCAGAAACCGCATCTGACTGTAGAGGAATATGATCAATTGGTTCATACAGAGCCCCAAAAATGGGCAACCGGTATCATGAAACGGACGAAAAGCAGTGTTTCCATCACAGGTTTGGAAAAACTTCCTGATGGGCCAGTCCTGTTTGTCAGCAACCACGAAGGGAATTTTGATATTCCAGTTTTGCTGTCGACTATATCGAAACCATTTGGCTTTATTTCCAAAAAAGAAGTGAAGAAAATGCCGATCATTCCGTTGTATATGGAAGAGATGAATTGCGTTTTTCTGGACCGGACCGATCGCCGAAGCGCTTTGAAATCAATCACCGATACGGTTAAGAAATTGAAAGATGGCCATTCTATCCTGATTTTCCCTGAAGGGACGAGAAGCAAAGGGCAAGCAATGGGCGAATTCAAATCCGGTTTTATGCGCATCGCCAAAGACTCAGGCGTACCAATCATTCCAATTGCCATTCACGGAACTTCTGATGTTATGGAAAAAAATAACAACAGAGTGTTGCCGGCCACGATAACGGTTCAACTGCTGGATCCCGTTCCGGCTGAACGGATTCAAGAATTAGATTCTAAAAAAGCGATAGCACTGGTTCGGACAAGAATCGAAGAAGCTATTTCATCACTGCCCAAAAAAAAAGCAGTAATTGAAGATCGTTTTAAGTATGTGCAGTAA
- a CDS encoding dihydrofolate reductase, which yields MISLMVAHDPNRVIGIDNELPWHIPADLAYFKEQTIGKGIIMGRNTFESIGRPLPKRRNIVVTRNDDYQAENVDVVHNLQDAIKLAKEFHEEVMIIGGEQIFSSVLDDADRLYITLVHQAFEGDTYFPEYGREWKLVSESEQQISNEVPFSYLVYERRKKKKDHA from the coding sequence ATGATTTCATTGATGGTAGCGCATGATCCAAACCGGGTCATCGGAATAGATAACGAATTGCCTTGGCACATCCCAGCCGATTTGGCGTATTTCAAAGAACAGACAATCGGAAAAGGCATCATCATGGGACGCAATACGTTCGAATCCATCGGCCGGCCGCTTCCAAAACGTCGCAACATCGTTGTGACACGAAACGACGATTACCAGGCCGAGAATGTGGACGTGGTCCATAATCTGCAAGATGCCATAAAATTGGCAAAAGAATTTCATGAAGAAGTGATGATTATCGGAGGCGAACAGATTTTCAGCTCGGTTTTAGATGATGCAGATCGCCTTTATATTACCCTTGTCCACCAGGCTTTTGAAGGAGACACATATTTTCCGGAATACGGCCGTGAATGGAAACTCGTTTCCGAATCGGAGCAGCAAATTTCAAACGAAGTTCCTTTTTCTTACCTCGTGTACGAACGACGGAAAAAGAAAAAAGATCATGCTTAA